The DNA sequence aggaaactgaggcccagagtgaATTGGAATAGAGTTGAGATGAGAGCACAGTGCTCTGCTTTGTCCTGGACATCCCTACCTGCTGGCTCTTGCTAACTCTGAGCGCCTGGCTGACTCTGCCCTGACTGGGGTGGGAGAATGTTGTGGCTGCTGCTCGGTGTTTCTGACATGAGATTCTTCCAGGCGGTCTGGAGACAAGTCCTCTCCACCTTCCATTGTTCCACTGGTACCGGATCCTGCAGATCTCAATGAAGAGAAAGTAGATCCTGCCCTACAGGGAGACCTGAGGGCCCTGACTctggagggagaggagatggAGAATGGGGAGGTTCATCAGGCACATGGGGAGAAGTCCCCTCCAGAAGCCTCAGAAGACACCAGCGTCAGGACCCTGAGCCAAGACTCCAAAGATAGCAAACCCCTTCAAGGTATGGCTCCAGAAGTAGAAGGCCCACCCTTCCCTCTGACTGGAATGGCACTGAAGCTCTGGTAGGTGAGGGGAGAACCCTTGTTTACGGTGGAGGAGATGCAACAGACTTGTGATGGTTCTGTCTGAGTCCTTTCCACATAAGTCAGTATCTTCTCCCAGGTGCCCATCTACTCTGGCACTTACACTGTTTCAAGCCCTGGAGGCCCCTAGAGTTTCTTTTGGCTCTGACTTCCTGACTTGAGCTCAGTGCTCAAGAGTCTAGGAACTTTGGTACCTGGGAATATGTTCTGTTGGCTCTCCAAGTGGGTGAGGTAGAAACAGAGTTGTGTGGGGTGGTTTCTTACCCTGTGCCAGGTACTCTGCATTCCTCAGGAAGGATATGGTTCTTGTCCTTTTCTTGCAGAACAAATGGATGAACTGTTGCAGCAGTGCTTCTTGCACGCTTTAAAGTGCCGAGTCAAGAAGGCTGACCTCCCTTTACTCACCAGCACTCTCCTTGGCAGCCACATGTTCTCCTGCTGGTATGGAAGGCACTGCTGTGGGTAGGGGCCAAGGGCTGGGTCTTGTGTTCTTGTCAGTAGAGTAGAAAAGGGTTAATGGGAGCTGGGAGCTGGTTGAGTGACATACTATGGGAAGAGCAGAGCAAAAGATTGATCTGGCAAGTAAATTAggttttaggttttaaaaacttaaattttagcCAACAAAAGGATGTTGATGAAATGGAAGATTAAAATTCCCTATAATCTCTGAATTCTGCCTGTGCTGTGGTGGTTCTGGGCTGTCTCTTCTGAATTAGGCAGTGTGTCCTGCCCAGGAAGTCTTCTAGCAGCCTTTCTGTCAGGGGCTTCTTCTGGAATCCATTCCTCACACTTTGAAAAGTAGGTTGACCAGATTAGATTGGATCAGGAGAAAGAACAGGTGTGAGGCCCCATCTAATCCAAAACATAGCCACCAGGAAAGGCAGTACTGCATGTGGATAGAATCTTGACTTTGAAAACAGCCATCTGGGTTCAACTGCCAGCTCCCCAGGGTGTTGGCCAAGGCAGATTTCAACTGATTCCCATACTCCTAAAATTGCTGTAAAGATTGCATAGCCTGTTCTACAATGAGTATTCATGCCAGGAGGTTGCTTGTTGATGTTTAACCAGACACCAAACTTCTTTCTGAGAAGCTTGCTCTGTTTTTTtcggtttgtttgttttgttttttggtggtactggtgcttcactcttgctaggccggaggcactctaccacttgagccactctaccagctgaaAGTATGATCTCGTGCTTTACACATGGTCTTCCTATGCAAGTGTGGCATCAGGAGTGTGTGGTGGGGTCCTTGGTAATCTGTCCTGGTCTTGCTGGGTTGCAAGTGACTGGGAAAGAGGCCCCAGAGTATCCTCTAGGACAGATGTTAGATTGAAGTAGGTTCTAGAAGGGCTCTctgagggctggaagtgtggctcaagcagtagggtgcctgctAGTATGTGCTTCACAGtagaatgtgaggccctgagttcaaaccccagtactgccccccaccaagaagaaaaaaattgaagggcTCTTTAAATATTCCACTGCtcctgagtgaaaataacttttaTCAGGTGCTTCTACCCAAACACTAATTGCTCTAAGGCAAGAGTCAACAAACTTTGTATAAAGGgccagaaagtaaatattttaggtttttcaggCCACACAGTATCTGTTGCACAACCCTGCCGTTGTACTGTACCGTGACCATAGACAGCGGATAAGCGGTGGGTATTGCTGAGTTGGGTCTGAGATGCGATTTTCTGAATCCTGTTCTAGGCCTGCCTCCCCACAGTGTGAGCTTCCTGTTGGAAAGGTTCTCCTTGAAGTAGAACTTTTGAGGCCACAGAAGGTTCTGGTTTGAGAGGAATCCAGATCTAGATCCAATgtagtagccactagccacatgtggccaatccatttaaattaattaaaagtaaataaaatttaaaattcaggtgCTTAATCACAGTACACACATTTGAAGTGCTTAATAGCCACATGGATGGTTAATGGCTACCATATTGGGCAACAAAGACAGAAATCTTCTGTGTTCAATGAAAGTGCTGCTGGACAGCACTGACTCAAGAGTGTCCAGTCATCTGCATCCTACTCTGATGCCACCAGCGGGCAAAAGGTTCTGAAACAGTAGCCTCTCACTGAACATGGAGGAAGAATGGTGAGGAAAAGGCCCTCTCCATATCAGGCAGGCCCCTACCACCTCTGCTTTGTTGGCTTGACTTGCTTTTTCTATCTGCCGTCAGCCCTGAAGGACAACAACTGGACATAAAGAAGTCAAGCTACAAAAAGGTAAGGACAGGTGTCTTCTTTGCATACCTGACATGAATCAGATGGATGAGCCCTGTCTACAAGGCTCAGAGTAGAATTAAGTTTTATGATTCCAGGTATAAGGGGGAATAAAGAAACTCCCTGAGCTGAGCAGTGGGACACCCACTCCCCTCCCTTTTTGGTCCCTTTCTATCTGATGAGAGTCTGATAGTCACTAGTTAGTCTCTAGCAGCTTCTTGCTTCCCGACCCACAGGGCAGGGACCTCCCAGTTCCTAGTTTGATCACAGCCATCCAGTTCCCACCTTGCTGGGCCTGGCATTTCCTGTGTGCTCAGGTGTGGGAAGTCAGTGACATTCCCTACACTGGCCTCTCTCCCCAGCTGTCTAAATTCCTGCAGCACATGCAGCAGGAGCAGATTATCCAGGTGAAGGAGCTGAGCAAAGGGGTGGAGAGCATTGTGTCTGTGGACTGGAAACACCCAAGGTGAGTGTGGGGCCTGGTCACTGCAGCTCAGCTGGCTTCAGGACACCTGGGCCATGGACTGGGGATTGCTGAGGCCCTAGTatgaaatgtgtttttttctttccttctgctgggTTTTAGGATCACATCTTTCATCATACCCGAGCCCTCCCCGACCTCCCCGGCTGTCCAAGAGGGTGGCAGGGAACAGCCCTATCACCCTCCAGATATAAAACCCCTCTACTGTGTCCCAGCCAGCATGACCCTGCTCTTCCAGGAGTCTGGCCACAAGTGAGTTTGGGTAGAGCAGCCCTTCTTTGCCTGTGTGGTGTTCTGACCtacaccttctctctctctgagtaGTGTTCTGCAACTGGCAGAACCTGCTGTGCCTCTGTCACCCTTTCTCCCAAATTCAACTTCATGCCTCCTTCCTGGGGGCATTTCTCTGGACTAAGTGGAGGAGAGTAGGTCTCTCCCTTTTCTATTATTCTTCACACAGTCTTGCTCGCTTCAGtcagggaaagaagaaagcagaggttGAAAGCCAAGCAAAGTGCTGCTGTATTTGCAGTCTGTCTCCTGACACAGATGAAATAACCCATCACCTCTCTCCTAGGAAGGGGAGCACTCTGGAGGGCCGTGAGGTCAGAACAATCATCATTGACTATGCCAAAAAAAATGACCTTGTTGATGCAAACAACAAAAAGTGAGTAGATGAGGAGAAGGAGGTCTGTCTTGTCAGGTCTTCATCTTTAGCAGACATAGATACATTTGGGGATGGAATATAGAAAGTCTCAGCATCTTAGAAACAAGCAAGATTTGTGTGGACATCTACTGTTATCAGCTATGGTCTTCAGATCCGTAAGTGCAGTCAGCATGGACTATAGACTTGAGTAAACAATATCTCATGTATGTCCACCATGATCTTTAAGTGCAGATGGCTGTTGTGAGGAATGAAATGCAGACTTGAAAAAAAACTAAGGTCATTGTAgctttttggtatttttctttctttcacttttttttgggggggggttgtattgttttcttttttttttggtggtggtactgactTTTGACTCGCTTTTGTTAGACAACTCTGCAACTTAAGCCACATtttcagctctttttgctgtagttttttttttttttttttttttttcaagtaaggtcttgctttttttgcccaggccagtgtgGACCTCCTACTTACGccttccttgtagctgggattataagcatatgTTACCACACCAAACTTTTTTGTTGAAATAGTGTTTCAACTTTTTCCCTGAATTGGCTTGAACTGGaaacctcctgatctttgcctcccaaatagctgggataataggcatgagcaCTGCATCCAgttgtattattttcttaataaatggACATAGATGGTATACTACTAGATGAAAAGAGTTccattggtttttttgttttgttttggtgattctgaggatcaaacccagagcgatacacatgctaggcaagtgctctacaactgagctacatctccagcccttgggttttgagacaggattccactatgtggcccaggctgacctccaactcatgatcttcctgagtcCTGAGATCACAGGTATCAGCTTCCACACCAggcttctcttcattttttttaatgtttaaatttattttaaattaattttcatttattttgtggtgctaggggtagaatccagggccttatacatgcttgGTAtagactctaccactgagcctcaccCCCCATCCCAAAATTATTACTCAGATTGTACAAATTCATGGGGTTCTGTGTGATAATCCActacatgcatacagtgtgtaatgatcaaattggGGTAGTTATTTATATCCccacttcctgtcttcctttcttgctGGTCTGCTTACAATTAAGCCTAGAAAGCTGCAGTAATGTGGTTAGAAGCAGAACTGAGCCAAGAATCTTGGTCTTCGAAGTTACCTGGTCCCACATTCTCCTCCACCACCTGCTATTCCTCCTAGGAAAGTGTTCACTTGTATCTCCCAAGGGCACATTGCCTGATAGACTCTGAGTCTGATTCTGAATGACCATAAAGGACACACAGGAGATGACTCCTTAGCCATCTCTGGGGTCAGAAGGGTCAAATCTTAGAGTTCTTTAATGCTGCTTCTTTCCCGTTAGTCTGGTGAAATTGGATCCCATCCTGTCTGATTGCATcttagagaaaaatgaacagcACACAGTCACGAAGCTTCCGTGGGACTGTCTCCTAAGCAGGTAACAGGGACTGGCAGTCCTTCTCCAACTTTTCTGCCCCGTCTCCTTAATATGTATTACACTGAACTTCGAAATCATCACTATCTTAGTCTATGACTTTCTTTATAAGTCATACCATGCTGTCTCCATAAACACAGGCTTGAGTGATTCTGATGTGAAGGGTCTTTGGGACAAGTTAAACCAACACAACATAGGAGAActtgagaagaagaaagaaaagaaacattaactaAAAATAAGTGGCAAATCAGGCCAAGtcaggatcaagagtttgaagccagcctaggctacatagtgagttccaagcTAGCCAAGGTTAATAGCAagtttcaaataaacaaataaagcgaggcatggtggctcatgtttgtaatcttagctacttgagaagtggGGATTAGGAGGGTTGCAGTTCTTGGTTGGTCTGACTAAAAGCGAGATTTAATCTCACCTataaaaaggctgggtgtggtggcgtgcacctgtcatcccaacttcactggaagcataaataggaggatccatggtccaagctggcccaggcataaacaagagaccctattcaagaaatatctaaagcaaaacaaattggTGGCTTGGCTGAAGTCGTAGAATGCCTaactagcaagctcaaggccatgaattcaaaccccagtaccgccaaaaaaaaaagtaaaaatgaaaacttcaacTAGAGAAACAAAAGAAGGCTAGGGGGTATTGTTTTAAAGtcttcaaagaaaatattcttaatacttttttttccccacagaaccataactgaaaataatttatattaggAATCAGGAAACTACATCCCATGGGCCAAATCTGGCCTGCCagctgtttttgtaaataaagttttattgaaacacaccCATTTATGTATTGTCTGTGGAATACTTTGTGCTATagtggcagagttgagtagcTGTTCtgtaaaacctaaaatatttactgttggGCCCCTTTTAGAAAAAAGTTCATCAATTCTGAAATATATGATACCAGAGAAAATTGGTTAGATAAAAGGTAGAAATTCCATGTGATAAAGGTGTACTATGAAAGATTTTGAAATGTGAAGAAAAGTGAAGCAGCATCTGGAGCTGGGTAGTGTGTTCTTGAGACAGGTAGTAACTTCCACAAAATGGACTAGACAGATTTTCAGAAGGCCAGGCCAGTGGGCAGTTTCCAAGGGCGCAAGTCACTGATGTTCCCTTCTCTAAATCAGTAGTTCTCAACTTTGGCTGCACCTTAGGGAGCTTGAATGAATGTATATGCCTGGTCTGCGACACTGTTTTGGTTGGTCTGGGGTGCATCTCCCTACGTGATCTGAATAATTGTAATGTGCAGTCACGTTGTAAACCACTGCCCTATAAGGTCAGCTTATACTCAGTGCCTGCCCATGTGAGAGCCAGCTTCTGTGGGTTTTGTCACTTCATAACTCAGAACTTTCCTTTCAGATGCTTGGAAAAACTGCAGCCTGCTTATCAAATGACCTTTCCTGGGAAAGATCCTGTTGTGAAGAAAGGGAAAATCTATCCCATTGACATCACCCTAGCGCAGAGAGCTTATAATaaaaaggtaattttttaaaaggtacagTGTTTGAGGATGGTGATTTAATGTCCTTGCTAAGTTCTAGTCTCCCTAATATGATCGGAGGTTTTTAGATTGGCTTCAAACACTTCAAAGGTTGTATGATACACCCATGCTTGTGTACCTGGGCTGGGCATGGATAAAACAGGTAGAGCTCACCCTTGCCTCCCCTCTCCCTGTAGGATTCTGTCCTAGGAAATTTCTAGAGCCTGTTtccaaagattttatttatttatttttttctcagtactacATTATAGGCTTTCAGCTCTTATACATTGGGCCTTGCTCAATGAAAATAGCTTGTAAAAACTGCTGAAGGAACCGAGTGTGTTCAGGTTGACAACACAAAATTGTAGGGAACAAAGTACATCTGTCCTTAAATATGTGGAAAGCTGTCTTCTGCAAAAGGAGAGCTCTTATTCTGTATTCTGTGTCTGGAGAAGACAGATATAGCATTATTGAGTAGACATTCCAAGAAGACAGACTTGGGTTCAAATAAGAGAACTTTGCGGGCTGTGATTAAATGTAGTCTTTGCCTCTCTtcttgaccttgagcaagttattcAATCTTTTGTAACGTGAAAAATGGGGATAATACCTACCACATAAGCCATTGTGAGGATCAAATAAAGGAATATACATGGTTGAAGC is a window from the Castor canadensis chromosome 11, mCasCan1.hap1v2, whole genome shotgun sequence genome containing:
- the Eif2d gene encoding eukaryotic translation initiation factor 2D isoform X5; this encodes MFAKAFRVKSNTAIKGSDRRKLRADVTAAFPTLGTDQVSELIPGKEDLNIVKLYAHKGDAVTVYMSGGNPILFELEKNLYPTVYTLWSYPDLLPTFTTWPLVLEKLVGGADLMLPGLVVPPAGLPQVQKGDLCAIALVGNRAPMAIGVATMSTVEMLTSGLKGRGFSVLHTFQDHLWRSGDKSSPPSIVPLVPDPADLNEEKVDPALQGDLRALTLEGEEMENGEVHQAHGEKSPPEASEDTSVRTLSQDSKDSKPLQEQMDELLQQCFLHALKCRVKKADLPLLTSTLLGSHMFSCCPEGQQLDIKKSSYKKHMQQEQIIQVKELSKGVESIVSVDWKHPRKGSTLEGREVRTIIIDYAKKNDLVDANNKNLVKLDPILSDCILEKNEQHTVTKLPWDCLLSRCLEKLQPAYQMTFPGKDPVVKKGKIYPIDITLAQRAYNKKVTVVRNLETYGLDPSSVAAILQQRCQASTTVTPAPGAKDSLQVQIQGNQVHHLSQLLLEEYRLPRKHIQGLENAPKPGKKK
- the Eif2d gene encoding eukaryotic translation initiation factor 2D isoform X1 produces the protein MFAKAFRVKSNTAIKGSDRRKLRADVTAAFPTLGTDQVSELIPGKEDLNIVKLYAHKGDAVTVYMSGGNPILFELEKNLYPTVYTLWSYPDLLPTFTTWPLVLEKLVGGADLMLPGLVVPPAGLPQVQKGDLCAIALVGNRAPMAIGVATMSTVEMLTSGLKGRGFSVLHTFQDHLWRSGDKSSPPSIVPLVPDPADLNEEKVDPALQGDLRALTLEGEEMENGEVHQAHGEKSPPEASEDTSVRTLSQDSKDSKPLQEQMDELLQQCFLHALKCRVKKADLPLLTSTLLGSHMFSCCPEGQQLDIKKSSYKKLSKFLQHMQQEQIIQVKELSKGVESIVSVDWKHPRITSFIIPEPSPTSPAVQEGGREQPYHPPDIKPLYCVPASMTLLFQESGHKKGSTLEGREVRTIIIDYAKKNDLVDANNKNLVKLDPILSDCILEKNEQHTVTKLPWDCLLSRCLEKLQPAYQMTFPGKDPVVKKGKIYPIDITLAQRAYNKKVTVVRNLETYGLDPSSVAAILQQRCQASTTVTPAPGAKDSLQVQIQGNQVHHLSQLLLEEYRLPRKHIQGLENAPKPGKKK
- the Eif2d gene encoding eukaryotic translation initiation factor 2D isoform X2; amino-acid sequence: MFAKAFRVKSNTAIKGSDRRKLRADVTAAFPTLGTDQVSELIPGKEDLNIVKLYAHKGDAVTVYMSGGNPILFELEKNLYPTVYTLWSYPDLLPTFTTWPLVLEKLVGGADLMLPGLVVPPAGLPQVQKGDLCAIALVGNRAPMAIGVATMSTVEMLTSGLKGRGFSVLHTFQDHLWRSGDKSSPPSIVPLVPDPADLNEEKVDPALQGDLRALTLEGEEMENGEVHQAHGEKSPPEASEDTSVRTLSQDSKDSKPLQEQMDELLQQCFLHALKCRVKKADLPLLTSTLLGSHMFSCCPEGQQLDIKKSSYKKHMQQEQIIQVKELSKGVESIVSVDWKHPRITSFIIPEPSPTSPAVQEGGREQPYHPPDIKPLYCVPASMTLLFQESGHKKGSTLEGREVRTIIIDYAKKNDLVDANNKNLVKLDPILSDCILEKNEQHTVTKLPWDCLLSRCLEKLQPAYQMTFPGKDPVVKKGKIYPIDITLAQRAYNKKVTVVRNLETYGLDPSSVAAILQQRCQASTTVTPAPGAKDSLQVQIQGNQVHHLSQLLLEEYRLPRKHIQGLENAPKPGKKK
- the Eif2d gene encoding eukaryotic translation initiation factor 2D isoform X3 translates to MFAKAFRVKSNTAIKGSDRRKLRADVTAAFPTLGTDQVSELIPGKEDLNIVKLYAHKGDAVTVYMSGGNPILFELEKNLYPTVYTLWSYPDLLPTFTTWPLVLEKLVGGADLMLPGLVVPPAGLPQVQKGDLCAIALVGNRAPMAIGVATMSTVEMLTSGLKGRGFSVLHTFQDHLWRSGDKSSPPSIVPLVPDPADLNEEKVDPALQGDLRALTLEGEEMENGEVHQAHGEKSPPEASEDTSVRTLSQDSKDSKPLQEQMDELLQQCFLHALKCRVKKADLPLLTSTLLGSHMFSCCPEGQQLDIKKSSYKKLSKFLQHMQQEQIIQVKELSKGVESIVSVDWKHPRITSFIIPEPSPTSPAVQEGGREQPYHPPDIKPLYCVPASMTLLFQESGHKKGSTLEGREVRTIIIDYAKKNDLVDANNKKCLEKLQPAYQMTFPGKDPVVKKGKIYPIDITLAQRAYNKKVTVVRNLETYGLDPSSVAAILQQRCQASTTVTPAPGAKDSLQVQIQGNQVHHLSQLLLEEYRLPRKHIQGLENAPKPGKKK
- the Eif2d gene encoding eukaryotic translation initiation factor 2D isoform X4, translated to MFAKAFRVKSNTAIKGSDRRKLRADVTAAFPTLGTDQVSELIPGKEDLNIVKLYAHKGDAVTVYMSGGNPILFELEKNLYPTVYTLWSYPDLLPTFTTWPLVLEKLVGGADLMLPGLVVPPAGLPQVQKGDLCAIALVGNRAPMAIGVATMSTVEMLTSGLKGRGFSVLHTFQDHLWRSGDKSSPPSIVPLVPDPADLNEEKVDPALQGDLRALTLEGEEMENGEVHQAHGEKSPPEASEDTSVRTLSQDSKDSKPLQEQMDELLQQCFLHALKCRVKKADLPLLTSTLLGSHMFSCCPEGQQLDIKKSSYKKLSKFLQHMQQEQIIQVKELSKGVESIVSVDWKHPRKGSTLEGREVRTIIIDYAKKNDLVDANNKNLVKLDPILSDCILEKNEQHTVTKLPWDCLLSRCLEKLQPAYQMTFPGKDPVVKKGKIYPIDITLAQRAYNKKVTVVRNLETYGLDPSSVAAILQQRCQASTTVTPAPGAKDSLQVQIQGNQVHHLSQLLLEEYRLPRKHIQGLENAPKPGKKK